ACTTTAAATGTCgccattttaatttaatattacaaaactTCGATTCcgtaatttttattatcatgtGGGTTTGTAGAGTTCAATCCGTCAGAAAGGTCGATCGGTCCTATCAGTCAATAACGTTTACAATAAGTCTGACGGATTGTTTACGTGAGTTTGACGCGAACATGACTGATTGAAAACCGCTGATTGATCGCTTAAATCGTCTAACttgcattcataccacatcttcgtattATAAATGTAAAGAGAATGATATGtatgttatttatttcagaTAAACCAATCCAAATATTTATCATGTGGAAATGGGTCAAACATAACATGTGATGACCAGTGGACAAATAATCACATCTCAGGCCAGGGGTCAATTGGATCAGATGTATTCACATATGTCACCCCTGTGATATTTGCTGTAGGAATAACCGGGAATACAATTTCCTTATTAGTGTTTCTAACTAAAAACATGAGGAAGTTATCTGCAAGTGTATATCTTGCAGCACTATCAACAGCTGATCTCATGGCATTGATATTCTATGTCCTCGTTGAGTGGATTAGAAAAGGGATACCAATCGGTTCCGGACAGGTAACAGCTCCTTTTTTGGAAAGTAATGGAGTATGTCAGATAATTCTGTTCATGTCGTATTCTTTCCGTTTCCTTTCAGCTTGGCTTGTTGCATGTTTCACATTAGAACGATATGTCGGAGTTTGTCACCCGTTGAAACGCAAAGACGTCTGTAACCTCCGTTCCTCAAAAAGAATAGTTGCCTTTGCAGTTATAACCTCATTTGTGATAGCTTCATTCCGACCATGGCTAAGTGAAGTGCGATATGTTGGTCCAAATGATGTCCCATCATGCACCAGACGATTGGAGCACACGTACCTGTCATTTGTCTATGACTGTATTTTTGGAGTGTGTATCACATTTCTGCCATTTCTAATTATAACAATACTAAATACATTGATCATTCGGAAGTTAATAATTCGGAACAAAAGACACCGACAAGTCAAAATTATAACAGAGGAAAGTATAATTCGATTAGAATTTACCgttattttgataactatatcattttgtttcatCGCTTTCAACACGCCATATGCCATTATATGGTTCAAACATTTTCTACAGATGAGTTCGATGAGAATGGAGGATAGTGTATTCGTACCAACAAATCAAAACTTGTTGAATTttacaaagacaatattttttatgaattattgcATTAACTTTTTCCTGTACAGTATTACAGGTGCATACTTCCGGAAAGAACtcaaaatgttatttacatatAGAAGTAAAGTTTATCAAAGTTATCACAAATGCTCCCTCCCTAACTCTACAGCAACAACTCCGCAATCGTGGATTCCTTAAAGTTCACAGTTTAATAAAGGTGTACAATTAGCTGTTTCAATAATTAATAGCATATGGGGAATACttatatttagttattttatcatgttgataCCCAAATAATATTAGATTCGTTAATGATCAATCAACTGATTGTAACAAACTTCATGTGAGTCACATTCAAAAGGATAACACACGATTTTTGTTAACTGAAAGACTACCAGACATTTAAAAGCATATCCTAGTCATAAGAGCAACAAAAGCAAAAGCTTTTGCAAAATacagagaaacgaactattttaTGACAACAGCCCCTTGACGTCGTACCGGACATGTTGAGAAAAGCAATGGTGGGTTTAACCTCCTTATTATATGAAAACATTACGAGACCGGAATATAGTGTAAATAAGTACTTAGAACACTCATAATTCAGAAAtactaaaatagaaaaaaataaaaaaaataatagtacattaCGACATGTAAACatagaatataaacaaacacctAAACAAAAAGTAACACAGTACACAAACacagataaacagaataatgaAGTTTGCGTCACACGAATGTATCAACACCACAAAAAGTTGCTATGAtgttatttaatgatttttttaacaattcggATAATATCATCATAGGCTGATAGAAAAAGCTTGTTATgagtttattctttttatacTTGTGGTATTTTACATCGTGTTTTAGTTTTAAGTTTATATGAtacatttatttgaactttgcCAATTTTATCGAGACTTTTGTACCCAAAATGTT
The window above is part of the Mytilus trossulus isolate FHL-02 unplaced genomic scaffold, PNRI_Mtr1.1.1.hap1 h1tg000210l__unscaffolded, whole genome shotgun sequence genome. Proteins encoded here:
- the LOC134700933 gene encoding thyrotropin-releasing hormone receptor-like; protein product: MDDRDNYIRDFLNDFIKDIKINQSKYLSCGNGSNITCDDQWTNNHISGQGSIGSDVFTYVTPVIFAVGITGNTISLLVFLTKNMRKLSASVYLAALSTADLMALIFYVLVEWIRKGIPIGSGQVTAPFLESNGVCQIILFMSYSFRFLSAWLVACFTLERYVGVCHPLKRKDVCNLRSSKRIVAFAVITSFVIASFRPWLSEVRYVGPNDVPSCTRRLEHTYLSFVYDCIFGVCITFLPFLIITILNTLIIRKLIIRNKRHRQVKIITEESIIRLEFTVILITISFCFIAFNTPYAIIWFKHFLQMSSMRMEDSVFVPTNQNLLNFTKTIFFMNYCINFFLYSITGAYFRKELKMLFTYRSKVYQSYHKCSLPNSTATTPQSWIP